In the genome of Yersinia enterocolitica, the window CTTTCAATATTTTTTGAGTTTAAATTCATTTCTACATAATACTTTCCAGCTTTTACTGTATCTTCACCATCAAAATCCTCTAAATTAATCCCATGATCATAAAACTTCATAAAGCCAGACTTAAATTTAACCTGTCCCTGTGGAATAGAATTATATTTCCCCACAGCATATGACTGTAGTGGGAAAAAACATAGGGTAATACCAAAAATGAAAAATTTCATTATAATCATAGCGCCTGTATTGTTATTTTATATTTAACTTATTATTCTAATATTATTTCCTTTTCTACAAATGCACCTAAATCAGTAATATAGCTATAAAATAATTTAATAGGCTGATTACTAAGATCTGTAACCTTAAAATCAAATTCATAGTTCGAATAAGGAAGGATCATCCCTCCCGTTAAATCAATTTTCTTGCTGCCATCAGTTACTACAAATTTACCGATTGATATGTGATACGGTGACTTATTCTCACCTTTGATATTAATCGCCTTACCTGTCCTTTTTGCCACCCAACTAACACTTTCAGCCGCAACTCTTGGATCTGAAGATAAGCCGATTGGGCGATATAAGAACTTTAAGCGTGTACGAAATGCAAGATTTAGCTTATTTTTTGCATTATCATTTTCCACCTCTGGTGGTATATCAAGCACATTTACCCAGAGCAATGTCTCTCTATCACGGGGAAATTTTACTTTTGCTTCTTCTGTTTTAAAAACTCTAAACGACTTTCCTTTCCCCGCATTTATTCGCGAAACTGGAGGGCTAATAACAAAAGGCAAATCTTCTTTTTCCACATCACCAGAATCTATGGAATCCCTATCGGATTCTAACCACACTTGGACTAATGAGGGGAGCCCCCCAATATTATTGACTCTAATAACTTGTTCTTTACTTTTTTCATCAAAAATTATTCGCGTTGCCATAATTTGAATAGAGGCATAGGCCGAATATCCTCCACACGCAAAAAAACCTATTAGAAGTATTTTTAATAACTTCATTTCCTACATCCTAAAACCATTGAAAAAAATAATCATCGGGGACTGGCTCTTAAAGAGCAAGCCCCCAAAAATTAGTTATAAACTATAGAATAAATAAGACTTGATTCTACATTACCCGCAGTCACCACTCCGGTGGCTACATATTCTGCCCAATAATCAAATCGAGCACTGTTACCTGAAATAGTTTCTTCTTGATGTTTATCATTTGCTACCGCTAAATTTAAAGGAGTAGTATCTTTATTTAGAATACTAATTTGCACATTAGCTGCAGCGTCTACAGCAGAATTCTTCAAATTGCCAGTGCTATCGTCAATCGTGTCTCTGGCTCTTTCAAAATTCACATTTGCTTTTGCGCCATCAGTACATTCTGCTCCTGTTAGTGCTATATAAAATTTAGTTGCTTGCGCACGTTGACCAACACTTGATAATGCAGAAGTACTGACAGTTTTAAGCGGAACGGTAAAATCATTAGTCCCGGCACTCCCTGCTTCTGTTCCACCAGTAATTTTACAAGTAACAGCAGAGACTGCT includes:
- a CDS encoding molecular chaperone; this translates as MKLLKILLIGFFACGGYSAYASIQIMATRIIFDEKSKEQVIRVNNIGGLPSLVQVWLESDRDSIDSGDVEKEDLPFVISPPVSRINAGKGKSFRVFKTEEAKVKFPRDRETLLWVNVLDIPPEVENDNAKNKLNLAFRTRLKFLYRPIGLSSDPRVAAESVSWVAKRTGKAINIKGENKSPYHISIGKFVVTDGSKKIDLTGGMILPYSNYEFDFKVTDLSNQPIKLFYSYITDLGAFVEKEIILE
- a CDS encoding type 1 fimbrial protein gives rise to the protein MCKRNKDIIKDGGNLRTKIATIVCFAFSVLSTSPQAAAEDGTITFTGAVSAVTCKITGGTEAGSAGTNDFTVPLKTVSTSALSSVGQRAQATKFYIALTGAECTDGAKANVNFERARDTIDDSTGNLKNSAVDAAANVQISILNKDTTPLNLAVANDKHQEETISGNSARFDYWAEYVATGVVTAGNVESSLIYSIVYN